One window of the Puntigrus tetrazona isolate hp1 chromosome 13, ASM1883169v1, whole genome shotgun sequence genome contains the following:
- the letm1 gene encoding mitochondrial proton/calcium exchanger protein isoform X1, with amino-acid sequence MASILLTRSRTPLLKTSRSLKNEFRKGRLSESACFNCTALRLATNSSPGVLGGGIWPHASSVLYLDNSSALQRRLSRSPRLYCAILVPDSALPIHIHSAYPRTLAWSQNTPVRWVHTTGRLHDDSKVERSLRSLKDRNKKLEEGGPVYSPTVDAEPVRRTIRQRVIDEVKHYYHGFRLLWMDTAIAVRMLWRVLNGHILSRRERRQFLRTCADVFRLLPFLVFIIVPFMEFLLPIALKLFPNMLPSTFETQSKKEERLKKELRVKLEMAKFLQDTIEEIALRNKAAKGNVTEEFSTFFQKIRDSGEIPSNEQIIRFSKLFEDELTLDNLTRPQLVALCKLLELQSIGTNNFLRFQLIMKLRAIRADDKLIAEEGVDSLNVNELQAACRVRGMRALGVTEDRLREQLKQWLELHLNQHIPTSLLLLSRAMFLPDTLSPADQLKTTLQNLPEIVTKEAQVKVAELDFSKVDNKTKLEATLQEEAAIRMENRERELERLADAAEKEKEQAAREAEAVELEAERRGDAEHALSSVDVAIHSETLRDTAPVLEGIKGEEITKEEIDMLSDACTKLKEQKNLLTKEKEELEDLKDDVQEYSEDLEEIKRELSKTGQEKVVEESKASQRLSKRVNHMISRMDKIMTELEKDKIVLDGQMGGGTTPPIGLFFEKHSDLPSLFLSYRENLISINELIAVMKQIQNIPEHKLLSIADALDENKDGKIDIDDVLKVVELIDKEDIDISTNQVAEIMVMLQKEEKLVEKEKAKEKVEKEQAAKIQN; translated from the exons ATGGCATCGATCTTGCTCACCAGATCCCGGACTCCTTTGCTGAAAACATCTAGGTCATTAAAGAACGAATTCAGAAAAG GAAGGTTATCAGAAAGCGCATGCTTTAACTGCACTGCACTGCGGTTAGCCACAAACAG CAGTCCTGGTGTTCTTGGAGGCGGCATCTGGCCTCATGCATCATCTGTCCTGTACCTTGACAATTCATCAGCACTTCAGCGCCGCTTGTCCAGGTCACCTCGTCTGTATTGTGCCATCTTAGTACCTGACTCGGCCCTGCCTATCCACATCCACTCCGCGTACCCCAGGACGCTAGCCTGGTCACAGAACACCCCAGTCCGGTGGGTACATACTACAGGCCGTCTCCATGATGATTCGAAGGTAGAGCGTTCTTTACGTTCGCTGAAGGATCGGAATAAAAAGCTTGAGGAGGGTGGACCTGTCTACAGCCCGACGGTAGACGCCGAACCTGTGAGACGGACAATACGTCAACGTGTGATTGATGAGGTGAAGCACTATTATCACGGCTTCCGCCTGCTATGGATGGATACGGCTATTGCGGTTCGGATGCTCTGGAGGGTGCTGAACGGACACATTCTATCCCGCCGAGAGAGGAGACAG TTCCTGAGGACATGTGCGGATGTCTTCCGGCTTCTGCCTTTTCTGGTCTTCATCATCGTCCCATTTATGGAGTTTCTGCTTCCTATTGCATTGAAACTTTTCCCTAACATGTTGCCATCCACTTTTGAGACACAGTCCAAAAAG GAGGAAAGACTAAAGAAGGAGCTGAGAGTGAAGTTAGAGATGGCCAAATTCTTGCAGGACACAATCGAGGAGATCGCTCTAAGAAACAAGGCAGCCAAAGGCAACGTGACCGAGGAGTTCTCCACTTTCTTTCAGAAG ATCCGTGACTCAGGAGAGATACCCAGTAATGAGCAGATCATACGTTTCTCTAAGCTGTTTGAGGATGAACTGACCTTAGATAACCTGACACGGCCGCAGCTGGTGGCTCTGTGCAAGCTCCTGGAGCTGCAGTCCATCGGCACCAACAATTTCTTGCGCTTTCAGCTCATCATGAAACTCAGAGCCATCCGTGCAGATGACAAG CTGATAGCAGAGGAAGGAGTGGACAGTCTGAATGTGAATGAGCTGCAGGCAGCATGTCGTGTGAGAGGGATGAGAGCACTCGGTGTGACGGAGGACCGACTCAGAGAGCAGCTTAAACAG TGGTTGGAGCTTCATCTCAATCAGCACATCCCCACATCCCTGCTGCTGCTGTCCCGAGCTATGTTCCTGCCAGACACGCTGTCTCCTGCCGACCAGCTTAAAACCACCCTACAGAACCTGCCAGAGATTGTG ACTAAAGAGGCGCAGGTGAAGGTGGCAGAGCTGGACTTCTCTAAAGTGGATAACAAAACCAAGTTGGAGGCCACGCTTCAGGAAGAGGCAGCTATCCGGATGGAAAACAGAGAGCGGGAGCTGGAGAGATTGGCTGATGCTGCGGAGAAAGAAAAGGAGCAGGCAGCGCGG GAGGCTGAGGCGGTGGAGCTGGAAGCAGAACGACGGGGGGATGCAGAGCATGCTCTCTCCAGTGTAGATGTGGCCATCCATTCAGAAACACTACGAGATACTGCACCGGTGCTGGAGGGTATTAAA GGGGAGGAGATCACCAAGGAGGAGATTGACATGCTGAGTGACGCCTGCACCAAACTGAAGGAGCAGAAGAATCTACTCACCAAAGAAAAAGAGGAGCTGGAGGACCTGAAAGATGACGTGCAGGAGTACAGCGAG GACCTGGAGGAGATCAAGCGAGAGCTGTCCAAAACAGGACAGGAGAAAGTGGTGGAGGAGTCCAAAGCAAGCCAGCGCCTGTCGAAGCGGGTCAACCACATGATTAGCAGAATGGATAAGATCATGACTGAGCTGGAGAAGGACAAGATAGTGCTAGACGGACAGATGGGCGGCGGGACCACACCACCAATCGG aTTGTTCTTTGAGAAACATAGTGACTTGCCAAG TCTGTTCCTGTCCTACAGGGAGAATCTGATAAGCATCAACGAGCTCATTGCGGTCATGAAGCAGATCCAGAACATCCCCGAACACAAGCTGCTCAGCATCGCAGACGCACTCGACGAAAACAAAGATGGCAAGATAGACATCGATGATGTCTTAAAG GTGGTAGAGCTGATCGATAAGGAGGACATCGATATCTCCACCAACCAGGTGGCCGAGATCATGGTGATGTTGCAGAAGGAGGAGAAGCTggtggagaaagagaaagccaAGGAGAAGGTCGAGAAGGAGCAGGCAGCTAAAATCCAAAACTAG
- the letm1 gene encoding mitochondrial proton/calcium exchanger protein isoform X2 — translation MASILLTRSRTPLLKTSRSLKNEFRKGRLSESACFNCTALRLATNSPGVLGGGIWPHASSVLYLDNSSALQRRLSRSPRLYCAILVPDSALPIHIHSAYPRTLAWSQNTPVRWVHTTGRLHDDSKVERSLRSLKDRNKKLEEGGPVYSPTVDAEPVRRTIRQRVIDEVKHYYHGFRLLWMDTAIAVRMLWRVLNGHILSRRERRQFLRTCADVFRLLPFLVFIIVPFMEFLLPIALKLFPNMLPSTFETQSKKEERLKKELRVKLEMAKFLQDTIEEIALRNKAAKGNVTEEFSTFFQKIRDSGEIPSNEQIIRFSKLFEDELTLDNLTRPQLVALCKLLELQSIGTNNFLRFQLIMKLRAIRADDKLIAEEGVDSLNVNELQAACRVRGMRALGVTEDRLREQLKQWLELHLNQHIPTSLLLLSRAMFLPDTLSPADQLKTTLQNLPEIVTKEAQVKVAELDFSKVDNKTKLEATLQEEAAIRMENRERELERLADAAEKEKEQAAREAEAVELEAERRGDAEHALSSVDVAIHSETLRDTAPVLEGIKGEEITKEEIDMLSDACTKLKEQKNLLTKEKEELEDLKDDVQEYSEDLEEIKRELSKTGQEKVVEESKASQRLSKRVNHMISRMDKIMTELEKDKIVLDGQMGGGTTPPIGLFFEKHSDLPSLFLSYRENLISINELIAVMKQIQNIPEHKLLSIADALDENKDGKIDIDDVLKVVELIDKEDIDISTNQVAEIMVMLQKEEKLVEKEKAKEKVEKEQAAKIQN, via the exons ATGGCATCGATCTTGCTCACCAGATCCCGGACTCCTTTGCTGAAAACATCTAGGTCATTAAAGAACGAATTCAGAAAAG GAAGGTTATCAGAAAGCGCATGCTTTAACTGCACTGCACTGCGGTTAGCCACAAACAG TCCTGGTGTTCTTGGAGGCGGCATCTGGCCTCATGCATCATCTGTCCTGTACCTTGACAATTCATCAGCACTTCAGCGCCGCTTGTCCAGGTCACCTCGTCTGTATTGTGCCATCTTAGTACCTGACTCGGCCCTGCCTATCCACATCCACTCCGCGTACCCCAGGACGCTAGCCTGGTCACAGAACACCCCAGTCCGGTGGGTACATACTACAGGCCGTCTCCATGATGATTCGAAGGTAGAGCGTTCTTTACGTTCGCTGAAGGATCGGAATAAAAAGCTTGAGGAGGGTGGACCTGTCTACAGCCCGACGGTAGACGCCGAACCTGTGAGACGGACAATACGTCAACGTGTGATTGATGAGGTGAAGCACTATTATCACGGCTTCCGCCTGCTATGGATGGATACGGCTATTGCGGTTCGGATGCTCTGGAGGGTGCTGAACGGACACATTCTATCCCGCCGAGAGAGGAGACAG TTCCTGAGGACATGTGCGGATGTCTTCCGGCTTCTGCCTTTTCTGGTCTTCATCATCGTCCCATTTATGGAGTTTCTGCTTCCTATTGCATTGAAACTTTTCCCTAACATGTTGCCATCCACTTTTGAGACACAGTCCAAAAAG GAGGAAAGACTAAAGAAGGAGCTGAGAGTGAAGTTAGAGATGGCCAAATTCTTGCAGGACACAATCGAGGAGATCGCTCTAAGAAACAAGGCAGCCAAAGGCAACGTGACCGAGGAGTTCTCCACTTTCTTTCAGAAG ATCCGTGACTCAGGAGAGATACCCAGTAATGAGCAGATCATACGTTTCTCTAAGCTGTTTGAGGATGAACTGACCTTAGATAACCTGACACGGCCGCAGCTGGTGGCTCTGTGCAAGCTCCTGGAGCTGCAGTCCATCGGCACCAACAATTTCTTGCGCTTTCAGCTCATCATGAAACTCAGAGCCATCCGTGCAGATGACAAG CTGATAGCAGAGGAAGGAGTGGACAGTCTGAATGTGAATGAGCTGCAGGCAGCATGTCGTGTGAGAGGGATGAGAGCACTCGGTGTGACGGAGGACCGACTCAGAGAGCAGCTTAAACAG TGGTTGGAGCTTCATCTCAATCAGCACATCCCCACATCCCTGCTGCTGCTGTCCCGAGCTATGTTCCTGCCAGACACGCTGTCTCCTGCCGACCAGCTTAAAACCACCCTACAGAACCTGCCAGAGATTGTG ACTAAAGAGGCGCAGGTGAAGGTGGCAGAGCTGGACTTCTCTAAAGTGGATAACAAAACCAAGTTGGAGGCCACGCTTCAGGAAGAGGCAGCTATCCGGATGGAAAACAGAGAGCGGGAGCTGGAGAGATTGGCTGATGCTGCGGAGAAAGAAAAGGAGCAGGCAGCGCGG GAGGCTGAGGCGGTGGAGCTGGAAGCAGAACGACGGGGGGATGCAGAGCATGCTCTCTCCAGTGTAGATGTGGCCATCCATTCAGAAACACTACGAGATACTGCACCGGTGCTGGAGGGTATTAAA GGGGAGGAGATCACCAAGGAGGAGATTGACATGCTGAGTGACGCCTGCACCAAACTGAAGGAGCAGAAGAATCTACTCACCAAAGAAAAAGAGGAGCTGGAGGACCTGAAAGATGACGTGCAGGAGTACAGCGAG GACCTGGAGGAGATCAAGCGAGAGCTGTCCAAAACAGGACAGGAGAAAGTGGTGGAGGAGTCCAAAGCAAGCCAGCGCCTGTCGAAGCGGGTCAACCACATGATTAGCAGAATGGATAAGATCATGACTGAGCTGGAGAAGGACAAGATAGTGCTAGACGGACAGATGGGCGGCGGGACCACACCACCAATCGG aTTGTTCTTTGAGAAACATAGTGACTTGCCAAG TCTGTTCCTGTCCTACAGGGAGAATCTGATAAGCATCAACGAGCTCATTGCGGTCATGAAGCAGATCCAGAACATCCCCGAACACAAGCTGCTCAGCATCGCAGACGCACTCGACGAAAACAAAGATGGCAAGATAGACATCGATGATGTCTTAAAG GTGGTAGAGCTGATCGATAAGGAGGACATCGATATCTCCACCAACCAGGTGGCCGAGATCATGGTGATGTTGCAGAAGGAGGAGAAGCTggtggagaaagagaaagccaAGGAGAAGGTCGAGAAGGAGCAGGCAGCTAAAATCCAAAACTAG
- the letm1 gene encoding mitochondrial proton/calcium exchanger protein isoform X6, translating into MASILLTRSRTPLLKTSRSLKNEFRKGRLSESACFNCTALRLATNSPGVLGGGIWPHASSVLYLDNSSALQRRLSRSPRLYCAILVPDSALPIHIHSAYPRTLAWSQNTPVRWVHTTGRLHDDSKVERSLRSLKDRNKKLEEGGPVYSPTVDAEPVRRTIRQRVIDEVKHYYHGFRLLWMDTAIAVRMLWRVLNGHILSRRERRQFLRTCADVFRLLPFLVFIIVPFMEFLLPIALKLFPNMLPSTFETQSKKEERLKKELRVKLEMAKFLQDTIEEIALRNKAAKGNVTEEFSTFFQKIRDSGEIPSNEQIIRFSKLFEDELTLDNLTRPQLVALCKLLELQSIGTNNFLRFQLIMKLRAIRADDKLIAEEGVDSLNVNELQAACRVRGMRALGVTEDRLREQLKQWLELHLNQHIPTSLLLLSRAMFLPDTLSPADQLKTTLQNLPEIVTKEAQVKVAELDFSKVDNKTKLEATLQEEAAIRMENRERELERLADAAEKEKEQAAREAEAVELEAERRGDAEHALSSVDVAIHSETLRDTAPVLEGIKGEEITKEEIDMLSDACTKLKEQKNLLTKEKEELEDLKDDVQEYSEDLEEIKRELSKTGQEKVVEESKASQRLSKRVNHMISRMDKIMTELEKDKIVLDGQMGGGTTPPIGENLISINELIAVMKQIQNIPEHKLLSIADALDENKDGKIDIDDVLKVVELIDKEDIDISTNQVAEIMVMLQKEEKLVEKEKAKEKVEKEQAAKIQN; encoded by the exons ATGGCATCGATCTTGCTCACCAGATCCCGGACTCCTTTGCTGAAAACATCTAGGTCATTAAAGAACGAATTCAGAAAAG GAAGGTTATCAGAAAGCGCATGCTTTAACTGCACTGCACTGCGGTTAGCCACAAACAG TCCTGGTGTTCTTGGAGGCGGCATCTGGCCTCATGCATCATCTGTCCTGTACCTTGACAATTCATCAGCACTTCAGCGCCGCTTGTCCAGGTCACCTCGTCTGTATTGTGCCATCTTAGTACCTGACTCGGCCCTGCCTATCCACATCCACTCCGCGTACCCCAGGACGCTAGCCTGGTCACAGAACACCCCAGTCCGGTGGGTACATACTACAGGCCGTCTCCATGATGATTCGAAGGTAGAGCGTTCTTTACGTTCGCTGAAGGATCGGAATAAAAAGCTTGAGGAGGGTGGACCTGTCTACAGCCCGACGGTAGACGCCGAACCTGTGAGACGGACAATACGTCAACGTGTGATTGATGAGGTGAAGCACTATTATCACGGCTTCCGCCTGCTATGGATGGATACGGCTATTGCGGTTCGGATGCTCTGGAGGGTGCTGAACGGACACATTCTATCCCGCCGAGAGAGGAGACAG TTCCTGAGGACATGTGCGGATGTCTTCCGGCTTCTGCCTTTTCTGGTCTTCATCATCGTCCCATTTATGGAGTTTCTGCTTCCTATTGCATTGAAACTTTTCCCTAACATGTTGCCATCCACTTTTGAGACACAGTCCAAAAAG GAGGAAAGACTAAAGAAGGAGCTGAGAGTGAAGTTAGAGATGGCCAAATTCTTGCAGGACACAATCGAGGAGATCGCTCTAAGAAACAAGGCAGCCAAAGGCAACGTGACCGAGGAGTTCTCCACTTTCTTTCAGAAG ATCCGTGACTCAGGAGAGATACCCAGTAATGAGCAGATCATACGTTTCTCTAAGCTGTTTGAGGATGAACTGACCTTAGATAACCTGACACGGCCGCAGCTGGTGGCTCTGTGCAAGCTCCTGGAGCTGCAGTCCATCGGCACCAACAATTTCTTGCGCTTTCAGCTCATCATGAAACTCAGAGCCATCCGTGCAGATGACAAG CTGATAGCAGAGGAAGGAGTGGACAGTCTGAATGTGAATGAGCTGCAGGCAGCATGTCGTGTGAGAGGGATGAGAGCACTCGGTGTGACGGAGGACCGACTCAGAGAGCAGCTTAAACAG TGGTTGGAGCTTCATCTCAATCAGCACATCCCCACATCCCTGCTGCTGCTGTCCCGAGCTATGTTCCTGCCAGACACGCTGTCTCCTGCCGACCAGCTTAAAACCACCCTACAGAACCTGCCAGAGATTGTG ACTAAAGAGGCGCAGGTGAAGGTGGCAGAGCTGGACTTCTCTAAAGTGGATAACAAAACCAAGTTGGAGGCCACGCTTCAGGAAGAGGCAGCTATCCGGATGGAAAACAGAGAGCGGGAGCTGGAGAGATTGGCTGATGCTGCGGAGAAAGAAAAGGAGCAGGCAGCGCGG GAGGCTGAGGCGGTGGAGCTGGAAGCAGAACGACGGGGGGATGCAGAGCATGCTCTCTCCAGTGTAGATGTGGCCATCCATTCAGAAACACTACGAGATACTGCACCGGTGCTGGAGGGTATTAAA GGGGAGGAGATCACCAAGGAGGAGATTGACATGCTGAGTGACGCCTGCACCAAACTGAAGGAGCAGAAGAATCTACTCACCAAAGAAAAAGAGGAGCTGGAGGACCTGAAAGATGACGTGCAGGAGTACAGCGAG GACCTGGAGGAGATCAAGCGAGAGCTGTCCAAAACAGGACAGGAGAAAGTGGTGGAGGAGTCCAAAGCAAGCCAGCGCCTGTCGAAGCGGGTCAACCACATGATTAGCAGAATGGATAAGATCATGACTGAGCTGGAGAAGGACAAGATAGTGCTAGACGGACAGATGGGCGGCGGGACCACACCACCAATCGG GGAGAATCTGATAAGCATCAACGAGCTCATTGCGGTCATGAAGCAGATCCAGAACATCCCCGAACACAAGCTGCTCAGCATCGCAGACGCACTCGACGAAAACAAAGATGGCAAGATAGACATCGATGATGTCTTAAAG GTGGTAGAGCTGATCGATAAGGAGGACATCGATATCTCCACCAACCAGGTGGCCGAGATCATGGTGATGTTGCAGAAGGAGGAGAAGCTggtggagaaagagaaagccaAGGAGAAGGTCGAGAAGGAGCAGGCAGCTAAAATCCAAAACTAG
- the letm1 gene encoding mitochondrial proton/calcium exchanger protein isoform X5, whose product MASILLTRSRTPLLKTSRSLKNEFRKGRLSESACFNCTALRLATNSSPGVLGGGIWPHASSVLYLDNSSALQRRLSRSPRLYCAILVPDSALPIHIHSAYPRTLAWSQNTPVRWVHTTGRLHDDSKVERSLRSLKDRNKKLEEGGPVYSPTVDAEPVRRTIRQRVIDEVKHYYHGFRLLWMDTAIAVRMLWRVLNGHILSRRERRQFLRTCADVFRLLPFLVFIIVPFMEFLLPIALKLFPNMLPSTFETQSKKEERLKKELRVKLEMAKFLQDTIEEIALRNKAAKGNVTEEFSTFFQKIRDSGEIPSNEQIIRFSKLFEDELTLDNLTRPQLVALCKLLELQSIGTNNFLRFQLIMKLRAIRADDKLIAEEGVDSLNVNELQAACRVRGMRALGVTEDRLREQLKQWLELHLNQHIPTSLLLLSRAMFLPDTLSPADQLKTTLQNLPEIVTKEAQVKVAELDFSKVDNKTKLEATLQEEAAIRMENRERELERLADAAEKEKEQAAREAEAVELEAERRGDAEHALSSVDVAIHSETLRDTAPVLEGIKGEEITKEEIDMLSDACTKLKEQKNLLTKEKEELEDLKDDVQEYSEDLEEIKRELSKTGQEKVVEESKASQRLSKRVNHMISRMDKIMTELEKDKIVLDGQMGGGTTPPIGENLISINELIAVMKQIQNIPEHKLLSIADALDENKDGKIDIDDVLKVVELIDKEDIDISTNQVAEIMVMLQKEEKLVEKEKAKEKVEKEQAAKIQN is encoded by the exons ATGGCATCGATCTTGCTCACCAGATCCCGGACTCCTTTGCTGAAAACATCTAGGTCATTAAAGAACGAATTCAGAAAAG GAAGGTTATCAGAAAGCGCATGCTTTAACTGCACTGCACTGCGGTTAGCCACAAACAG CAGTCCTGGTGTTCTTGGAGGCGGCATCTGGCCTCATGCATCATCTGTCCTGTACCTTGACAATTCATCAGCACTTCAGCGCCGCTTGTCCAGGTCACCTCGTCTGTATTGTGCCATCTTAGTACCTGACTCGGCCCTGCCTATCCACATCCACTCCGCGTACCCCAGGACGCTAGCCTGGTCACAGAACACCCCAGTCCGGTGGGTACATACTACAGGCCGTCTCCATGATGATTCGAAGGTAGAGCGTTCTTTACGTTCGCTGAAGGATCGGAATAAAAAGCTTGAGGAGGGTGGACCTGTCTACAGCCCGACGGTAGACGCCGAACCTGTGAGACGGACAATACGTCAACGTGTGATTGATGAGGTGAAGCACTATTATCACGGCTTCCGCCTGCTATGGATGGATACGGCTATTGCGGTTCGGATGCTCTGGAGGGTGCTGAACGGACACATTCTATCCCGCCGAGAGAGGAGACAG TTCCTGAGGACATGTGCGGATGTCTTCCGGCTTCTGCCTTTTCTGGTCTTCATCATCGTCCCATTTATGGAGTTTCTGCTTCCTATTGCATTGAAACTTTTCCCTAACATGTTGCCATCCACTTTTGAGACACAGTCCAAAAAG GAGGAAAGACTAAAGAAGGAGCTGAGAGTGAAGTTAGAGATGGCCAAATTCTTGCAGGACACAATCGAGGAGATCGCTCTAAGAAACAAGGCAGCCAAAGGCAACGTGACCGAGGAGTTCTCCACTTTCTTTCAGAAG ATCCGTGACTCAGGAGAGATACCCAGTAATGAGCAGATCATACGTTTCTCTAAGCTGTTTGAGGATGAACTGACCTTAGATAACCTGACACGGCCGCAGCTGGTGGCTCTGTGCAAGCTCCTGGAGCTGCAGTCCATCGGCACCAACAATTTCTTGCGCTTTCAGCTCATCATGAAACTCAGAGCCATCCGTGCAGATGACAAG CTGATAGCAGAGGAAGGAGTGGACAGTCTGAATGTGAATGAGCTGCAGGCAGCATGTCGTGTGAGAGGGATGAGAGCACTCGGTGTGACGGAGGACCGACTCAGAGAGCAGCTTAAACAG TGGTTGGAGCTTCATCTCAATCAGCACATCCCCACATCCCTGCTGCTGCTGTCCCGAGCTATGTTCCTGCCAGACACGCTGTCTCCTGCCGACCAGCTTAAAACCACCCTACAGAACCTGCCAGAGATTGTG ACTAAAGAGGCGCAGGTGAAGGTGGCAGAGCTGGACTTCTCTAAAGTGGATAACAAAACCAAGTTGGAGGCCACGCTTCAGGAAGAGGCAGCTATCCGGATGGAAAACAGAGAGCGGGAGCTGGAGAGATTGGCTGATGCTGCGGAGAAAGAAAAGGAGCAGGCAGCGCGG GAGGCTGAGGCGGTGGAGCTGGAAGCAGAACGACGGGGGGATGCAGAGCATGCTCTCTCCAGTGTAGATGTGGCCATCCATTCAGAAACACTACGAGATACTGCACCGGTGCTGGAGGGTATTAAA GGGGAGGAGATCACCAAGGAGGAGATTGACATGCTGAGTGACGCCTGCACCAAACTGAAGGAGCAGAAGAATCTACTCACCAAAGAAAAAGAGGAGCTGGAGGACCTGAAAGATGACGTGCAGGAGTACAGCGAG GACCTGGAGGAGATCAAGCGAGAGCTGTCCAAAACAGGACAGGAGAAAGTGGTGGAGGAGTCCAAAGCAAGCCAGCGCCTGTCGAAGCGGGTCAACCACATGATTAGCAGAATGGATAAGATCATGACTGAGCTGGAGAAGGACAAGATAGTGCTAGACGGACAGATGGGCGGCGGGACCACACCACCAATCGG GGAGAATCTGATAAGCATCAACGAGCTCATTGCGGTCATGAAGCAGATCCAGAACATCCCCGAACACAAGCTGCTCAGCATCGCAGACGCACTCGACGAAAACAAAGATGGCAAGATAGACATCGATGATGTCTTAAAG GTGGTAGAGCTGATCGATAAGGAGGACATCGATATCTCCACCAACCAGGTGGCCGAGATCATGGTGATGTTGCAGAAGGAGGAGAAGCTggtggagaaagagaaagccaAGGAGAAGGTCGAGAAGGAGCAGGCAGCTAAAATCCAAAACTAG